A part of Winslowiella toletana genomic DNA contains:
- a CDS encoding type II toxin-antitoxin system RatA family toxin: protein MTSFEKTVVVAFSQQQMYQLIADVAAYPDFLPWCHRVEILDSGENTKRVRIGLQHKPPLQLSLTTLATFDPDNALHLKLSEGSFLSAFEGEWRFTALSEQQCSITFTVGYRFANPLLKLALAPFFSMVVRMLPGLFIRRAQDIYPQPPHQ from the coding sequence ATGACGTCTTTCGAAAAAACCGTGGTGGTGGCATTCAGTCAGCAGCAGATGTATCAGCTGATCGCCGATGTGGCCGCCTACCCCGACTTTCTGCCGTGGTGCCACCGCGTCGAGATCCTCGACAGCGGTGAAAACACCAAACGGGTACGCATTGGTCTGCAACACAAACCGCCGTTGCAACTGAGTCTCACCACCCTTGCGACCTTTGACCCCGATAACGCACTGCATCTGAAGCTGAGCGAAGGCTCGTTTCTCTCCGCCTTTGAAGGTGAATGGCGCTTTACGGCGCTGTCGGAGCAGCAATGCAGCATCACCTTCACCGTCGGCTATCGCTTTGCTAATCCGTTGCTGAAGCTGGCGCTGGCGCCGTTTTTCAGTATGGTGGTGCGCATGCTGCCGGGGCTGTTTATTCGCCGTGCGCAGGATATTTATCCACAGCCGCCTCACCAGTGA
- the citE gene encoding citrate (pro-3S)-lyase subunit beta, whose product MKKLRRSMLFLPGANAAMLSTAFIYRPDSIMFDLEDAVSLREKDSARILVFHALQHPMYQDIETVVRINPLNTPFGLKDLEAAVRAGVDVIRLPKTDTPEDIYQLEAHIERIEKACGRTPGSTQIMAAIESATGVINAVAIARCSPRLIGIALAAFDYVMDMQTERGDGTELFYARCAVLHAARAAGIDAFDVVWSDINDEAGFLREVDLVRKMGFNGKSLINPRQIELLHNAYAPTQEEVDYSRRVIAAAEEGERNGLGVISLNGKMIDGPIINHARVVLERASASGVRR is encoded by the coding sequence ATGAAAAAACTCCGCCGCAGTATGCTGTTTTTGCCCGGCGCCAATGCCGCCATGCTATCGACCGCGTTTATCTACCGTCCGGATTCCATTATGTTCGATCTGGAAGACGCGGTGTCGCTGCGCGAAAAAGACAGCGCACGCATTCTGGTGTTCCATGCGCTGCAACATCCGATGTATCAGGATATCGAAACCGTCGTCCGTATTAATCCGCTGAACACCCCGTTTGGTCTGAAAGATCTGGAAGCTGCGGTGCGCGCCGGTGTGGATGTTATCCGCCTGCCAAAAACCGATACGCCGGAAGATATCTATCAACTCGAAGCGCATATTGAGCGCATTGAGAAAGCCTGTGGCCGCACCCCCGGCTCCACGCAAATTATGGCGGCGATTGAATCGGCGACTGGCGTGATCAATGCGGTGGCGATTGCCCGCTGCTCGCCGCGTCTGATTGGTATTGCCCTCGCCGCTTTCGACTATGTGATGGATATGCAAACCGAACGTGGTGACGGCACTGAGCTGTTCTATGCGCGCTGCGCCGTGCTGCATGCGGCGCGCGCGGCCGGTATCGATGCCTTTGATGTGGTGTGGTCCGATATTAATGATGAAGCCGGTTTCCTGCGCGAGGTCGATCTGGTGCGCAAAATGGGCTTTAACGGCAAATCCCTGATCAATCCACGGCAGATCGAACTGCTGCACAACGCCTATGCGCCCACCCAGGAAGAGGTCGATTACTCACGCCGGGTGATTGCCGCCGCCGAAGAGGGAGAACGCAACGGACTGGGCGTGATCTCGCTGAATGGCAAAATGATCGACGGCCCGATTATCAATCATGCACGGGTGGTGCTGGAACGTGCATCTGCCTCCGGCGTGCGCCGCTAA
- the citX gene encoding citrate lyase holo-[acyl-carrier protein] synthase codes for MSTITPAHAGVTLSALLDAKEARAQRQSGWLTDYAHPLVSLTLVTPGAVKDNSRYHRTMGIALQACDQLFWQHHWRVVARQVLWLPTGAEALWCIDHGAPEIKAATVALEAEHPLGRLWDIDVICPQQGVIGRRSLDEASRRCLICDGPAHACARSRQHPLEQVVNKVEGIIDAWFTRD; via the coding sequence ATGTCAACGATTACGCCCGCACATGCGGGCGTTACCCTGTCGGCACTGCTGGACGCCAAAGAGGCGCGCGCGCAGCGGCAGTCCGGCTGGTTAACCGATTACGCCCATCCGCTGGTTTCCCTGACCTTAGTCACGCCCGGCGCGGTAAAAGATAACAGTCGCTATCACCGCACCATGGGCATTGCGTTGCAGGCCTGCGATCAGCTGTTCTGGCAGCATCACTGGCGCGTTGTCGCACGTCAGGTACTGTGGCTACCGACCGGCGCTGAAGCGCTGTGGTGTATCGATCACGGCGCGCCGGAGATCAAAGCCGCCACTGTCGCACTGGAAGCGGAGCATCCCCTTGGCCGTCTGTGGGACATTGATGTGATTTGCCCGCAGCAGGGAGTGATTGGCCGCCGCTCACTCGATGAAGCCAGCCGCCGCTGCCTGATTTGCGACGGTCCGGCGCACGCCTGCGCCCGTTCGCGCCAGCATCCGCTTGAGCAGGTGGTGAACAAAGTGGAGGGGATTATCGATGCCTGGTTTACCCGTGATTAA
- the citD gene encoding citrate lyase acyl carrier protein — translation MRIIQEALAGTVESSDLLVKIAPAEGEFNLVINSEVMKQFGDQIRLVVSQTLAALDIREGLILIEDKGALDCVIRARVQSAVLRAAGVDEINWEKLQ, via the coding sequence ATGAGAATCATTCAGGAGGCACTCGCCGGTACGGTGGAATCCAGCGATCTGCTGGTGAAAATTGCACCCGCTGAGGGCGAATTTAACCTCGTTATTAACAGTGAAGTGATGAAACAGTTTGGCGATCAAATCCGCCTGGTGGTCAGCCAGACGCTGGCCGCGCTCGATATCCGCGAAGGGCTGATTCTGATCGAAGATAAAGGCGCACTGGACTGCGTTATCCGCGCACGGGTGCAAAGTGCAGTACTGCGCGCCGCGGGTGTCGATGAGATCAACTGGGAAAAACTACAATGA
- a CDS encoding 2-hydroxycarboxylate transporter family protein, which produces MSTTDDSFSVPQTEEPITLKQTSVKEKWWHILDTWKVGIIPLPLFVLAGALIAIDCLGGKLPSDIVVMVATLAFFGFACGEFGKRLPIVGKMGAAAICATFIPSALVYYGLLPDVVVDSTTKFFKSTNILYLYICCIIVGSIMSMNRTTLIQGFLRIFFPMLCGEVVGMFVGMGVGMALGLEPFQIFFFLILPIMAGGVGEGAIPLSIGYAALLHIDQGVALGRILPIVMLGSLTAIVISGCLNQLGKRYPHLTGEGELMPASEKERKNSTPLNAVFSGKADVTTIASGALLAVLLYMVGMLGHRIIGLPAPVGMLFVAVLIKLCHGVSPRMLEGSQVVYKFFQTSVTYPILFAVGVAITPWQELVNAFTLSNLLVIVSTVCALVGTGFLVGKKIGMHPIDVAIVSCCQSGQGGTGDVAILTAGNRMVLMPFAQIATRIGGAINVSVALLVLGNFLI; this is translated from the coding sequence ATGAGCACAACTGATGATTCTTTCTCTGTACCACAAACCGAAGAGCCGATAACCCTCAAGCAGACCAGCGTGAAAGAGAAATGGTGGCATATTCTCGATACCTGGAAGGTAGGCATTATTCCGCTGCCGCTGTTTGTGCTGGCCGGTGCGCTGATTGCCATCGACTGCCTGGGTGGCAAATTACCGAGTGATATTGTGGTGATGGTCGCCACTCTCGCGTTCTTTGGTTTTGCCTGCGGTGAATTCGGTAAACGCCTGCCGATTGTTGGCAAAATGGGCGCGGCGGCGATCTGCGCCACCTTTATTCCATCGGCGCTGGTCTATTACGGCTTATTGCCGGATGTCGTCGTCGACTCCACCACTAAATTCTTTAAAAGCACCAATATCCTCTATCTGTATATCTGCTGCATTATCGTCGGCAGCATTATGAGTATGAATCGCACCACTCTGATTCAGGGTTTCCTGCGCATCTTCTTTCCGATGCTGTGCGGTGAAGTGGTCGGCATGTTTGTCGGCATGGGTGTCGGCATGGCGCTGGGTCTGGAACCCTTCCAGATCTTCTTCTTCCTGATCCTGCCGATTATGGCCGGTGGCGTCGGTGAAGGCGCCATCCCGCTGTCGATTGGTTATGCCGCATTACTGCATATCGATCAGGGCGTGGCGCTGGGCCGTATTCTGCCGATTGTGATGCTCGGCAGCCTGACCGCCATTGTGATCTCCGGCTGCCTTAACCAGCTGGGCAAACGCTATCCGCATCTGACCGGTGAAGGCGAACTGATGCCCGCCAGCGAAAAAGAGCGCAAAAACAGCACGCCACTTAACGCGGTGTTTAGCGGTAAAGCCGATGTCACCACCATCGCTTCCGGCGCGCTGCTGGCGGTACTGCTATATATGGTCGGCATGTTAGGTCACCGCATTATTGGCCTGCCCGCGCCGGTTGGCATGCTGTTTGTCGCGGTACTGATCAAGCTGTGCCACGGTGTCTCACCGCGCATGCTGGAAGGCTCGCAGGTGGTGTACAAATTCTTCCAGACCTCCGTCACCTACCCGATTCTGTTTGCAGTGGGCGTGGCGATCACCCCATGGCAGGAGCTGGTCAACGCCTTCACCCTGTCAAATCTGCTGGTAATTGTCAGCACCGTCTGCGCACTGGTCGGCACCGGTTTTCTGGTCGGTAAAAAGATCGGTATGCACCCAATCGATGTGGCGATTGTCTCCTGCTGCCAGAGCGGCCAGGGCGGCACCGGCGACGTCGCCATCCTGACTGCCGGTAACCGCATGGTGCTGATGCCATTTGCGCAAATCGCCACCCGCATCGGCGGCGCGATTAACGTTTCGGTTGCGCTGCTGGTTCTCGGCAACTTCCTTATTTAA
- the citG gene encoding triphosphoribosyl-dephospho-CoA synthase CitG, with product MPGLPVINPALALTDTALLSEQALLQEVWLTPKPGLVDASNSGAHRDMDLPLFLASIAAIAPWFAQFVTAGQQAAELPAMQALAQVRPVGIACEQAMFSATAGVNSHKGGIFSLGLLCFAAGRLTQRALPLSQASLCAEVAALCRGLVMRELQQSGRQATVGERLYQRYGLSGARGEAQSGFATVRRYVLPYWYQEQDASRRLLAALLRLMAVNADTNLVSRGGLAGLRYVQQSARQLLNSDWQIADLQAMDQQLTLRNLSPGGSADLLAVSMVLAAFPA from the coding sequence ATGCCTGGTTTACCCGTGATTAACCCGGCGCTGGCGTTAACCGATACTGCACTGCTTTCCGAACAGGCGCTGTTGCAGGAGGTGTGGCTGACGCCGAAGCCGGGGCTGGTTGATGCCAGCAATAGCGGCGCGCATCGCGATATGGATCTGCCGCTGTTTCTTGCCAGCATCGCCGCCATTGCGCCGTGGTTTGCGCAGTTTGTCACTGCCGGACAGCAGGCGGCGGAACTGCCCGCCATGCAGGCGCTGGCGCAGGTGCGGCCGGTCGGCATCGCCTGCGAACAGGCGATGTTTAGCGCCACCGCCGGCGTTAACAGCCATAAAGGCGGTATCTTCTCGCTGGGTCTGCTCTGTTTTGCCGCCGGACGGTTAACTCAGCGTGCGCTGCCGCTCAGCCAGGCCTCATTATGCGCGGAAGTGGCGGCGCTGTGTCGTGGCCTGGTAATGCGCGAATTACAGCAGTCAGGTCGTCAGGCGACGGTCGGCGAACGCCTTTATCAGCGCTACGGCCTGAGCGGCGCGCGCGGCGAAGCCCAGAGCGGGTTTGCCACCGTGCGGCGCTATGTGCTGCCTTACTGGTATCAGGAACAGGATGCCAGCCGACGCCTGCTGGCGGCGCTGTTGCGCCTGATGGCGGTGAATGCCGATACCAATCTGGTATCGCGTGGCGGCCTTGCTGGCTTGCGCTATGTGCAGCAATCCGCACGCCAGTTGCTGAACAGTGACTGGCAGATTGCCGATCTGCAGGCGATGGACCAGCAGCTGACGCTACGCAATCTCAGTCCGGGCGGCAGCGCCGATCTGCTGGCGGTCAGCATGGTGCTGGCTGCCTTTCCGGCATGA
- a CDS encoding fumarylacetoacetate hydrolase family protein → MKLASYLHQGIRRYGIPTAEGMIDLHVHLGHLFPDLKALLASNGLALAQELAHLPPDIRFDELTFLPVIEHPEKILCVGMNYAEKRKEFDQHNPAPTLFVRFADSQTGHAAPVIKPHCSSEFDYEGELAVIIGRGGENIPRASALSHVAGYSCYMDGSARDWQHSWFTAGKNWASTGAFGPWMTTSDEIPDPQTLGIRTWLNGVMVQQDNTSSMIHNVAELIEYISTFTHLSAGDVIITGSPGGVGKKRTPPLFMHPGDQIEVEIDKIGHLSNVIVAAVQPQNALA, encoded by the coding sequence ATGAAACTTGCAAGCTATCTTCATCAGGGCATTCGTCGCTACGGCATTCCCACTGCGGAAGGGATGATCGATTTACATGTCCATCTCGGCCATCTGTTTCCGGATCTGAAAGCGCTGCTGGCCAGTAATGGCTTAGCGCTGGCGCAGGAGCTGGCGCATCTGCCGCCAGATATCCGCTTCGATGAGCTGACTTTTCTGCCGGTGATTGAGCATCCGGAAAAAATCCTTTGCGTCGGGATGAACTACGCCGAAAAACGCAAAGAGTTTGACCAGCACAACCCGGCGCCGACGCTGTTTGTACGCTTTGCCGATTCACAGACCGGCCACGCGGCGCCGGTGATTAAACCGCACTGCTCCAGCGAATTTGACTACGAAGGCGAGCTGGCGGTGATTATTGGCCGGGGCGGCGAAAATATACCACGCGCCAGCGCACTGTCGCATGTGGCCGGTTACAGCTGCTATATGGATGGCTCGGCGCGCGACTGGCAGCACAGCTGGTTTACCGCCGGTAAAAACTGGGCCAGCACCGGGGCATTTGGCCCATGGATGACCACTAGCGATGAGATCCCCGATCCGCAAACCCTGGGCATACGCACCTGGCTGAATGGCGTGATGGTGCAGCAGGACAACACCAGCAGCATGATCCATAACGTGGCGGAGCTGATTGAGTACATCAGCACCTTTACCCATCTGAGCGCGGGCGACGTGATTATTACCGGCTCACCGGGCGGCGTCGGCAAAAAACGCACGCCGCCGCTGTTTATGCATCCTGGCGACCAGATCGAAGTCGAAATCGACAAAATCGGCCATCTCAGCAATGTCATTGTCGCCGCCGTTCAGCCGCAGAACGCGCTGGCATAA
- the citC gene encoding [citrate (pro-3S)-lyase] ligase has product MFNRDSIDFSVIDVVRQPAALDDVRALLEQSQLGMDDDIERFVVAHHGQQLVGCAGLVSNIIKCVAVRADRRGANLSARLLSEVENLALSNGHFHLFLYTRPCNLARFRGCGFYPLVQWDKVAVLMENSPVGIQHYCQRLKAQAQRGERIGAAVMNANPFTLGHRYLAEQAAAACDWLHLFVVREDVSFFPFRARLEMVQQGVADLPNVTVHAGSEYLISRATFPGYFLKDAGLVSQTWSAMDLLIFRNHIAPALGITHRFVGTEPFCPVTHQYNLDMQHWLADRSRSPLPPVAVVETPRKRHPSGRAISASEVRALLKTQQWTRIAEIVPPTTLAHLQQHYCVAVA; this is encoded by the coding sequence ATGTTTAACCGTGATTCCATCGACTTTAGTGTTATTGACGTTGTGCGGCAGCCAGCGGCGCTGGATGACGTGCGCGCGCTGCTGGAACAGAGTCAGCTGGGCATGGATGATGATATCGAACGGTTTGTGGTGGCGCATCACGGGCAGCAGCTGGTCGGTTGCGCCGGGCTGGTGAGTAATATTATTAAATGCGTGGCGGTTCGCGCGGACCGGCGCGGCGCTAATCTCAGCGCGCGCCTGCTGAGTGAGGTGGAAAATCTGGCGCTGAGTAACGGCCATTTTCATCTGTTTCTCTATACCCGCCCCTGTAATCTGGCGCGCTTTCGCGGCTGCGGATTTTACCCGCTGGTACAGTGGGACAAGGTGGCGGTGCTGATGGAAAACTCCCCGGTCGGCATTCAGCACTATTGCCAGCGGCTGAAAGCGCAGGCGCAGCGCGGTGAGCGCATTGGCGCGGCAGTGATGAACGCCAACCCCTTTACGCTTGGGCACCGCTATCTGGCGGAACAGGCCGCCGCAGCCTGCGACTGGCTGCATCTGTTTGTGGTGCGTGAGGATGTGTCGTTTTTCCCGTTTCGCGCCCGGCTGGAGATGGTGCAGCAGGGAGTGGCCGATCTGCCAAATGTCACCGTGCATGCCGGATCCGAATACCTGATCTCGCGCGCCACCTTTCCGGGCTATTTTCTGAAAGACGCCGGGCTGGTCAGTCAGACCTGGAGCGCAATGGATCTGCTGATTTTCCGCAACCATATCGCCCCGGCGCTTGGCATTACCCATCGTTTTGTCGGTACCGAGCCTTTCTGCCCGGTCACCCATCAGTACAACCTCGATATGCAGCACTGGCTGGCAGACCGCAGTCGCTCGCCGCTGCCGCCCGTTGCGGTGGTCGAAACGCCACGCAAGCGCCATCCCTCAGGTCGGGCGATCTCCGCCTCCGAGGTTCGCGCGCTGCTTAAAACCCAGCAGTGGACGCGCATCGCCGAGATTGTGCCGCCAACCACGCTGGCGCATCTGCAACAGCACTACTGCGTGGCGGTGGCTTAA
- a CDS encoding RBBP9/YdeN family alpha/beta hydrolase codes for MIEFLLVPGLRDSDAGHWQSAWQQQHPHWKRITQRDWSQPDLDGWCDAISRQLPPQGSPALLIGHSFGALAALSWARRHPERVAGLVLVAPAEPLRFLVGDRILPQPLPCPSLLFASHNDPLLPYARAGFWAAAWGSTLLDIGEAGHINSEAGFGPWQWGLAQVIDFAATLCPRTLD; via the coding sequence ATGATCGAGTTTCTGCTGGTTCCCGGTCTGCGTGACAGCGATGCTGGTCACTGGCAAAGCGCATGGCAGCAACAACATCCGCACTGGAAACGCATTACCCAGCGTGACTGGAGTCAGCCGGATCTGGATGGCTGGTGTGATGCGATTAGTCGCCAGCTGCCGCCACAAGGTTCGCCCGCGCTGCTGATTGGTCACAGCTTTGGCGCGCTGGCGGCGTTAAGCTGGGCGCGCCGTCATCCTGAACGCGTTGCCGGTCTGGTATTAGTGGCGCCAGCAGAGCCGCTGCGTTTTCTGGTCGGGGATCGCATTCTGCCGCAGCCGTTGCCCTGCCCCAGCCTGCTGTTCGCCAGCCATAACGATCCGCTGCTGCCGTATGCCCGCGCCGGTTTCTGGGCCGCGGCCTGGGGCAGTACGCTGCTGGATATTGGTGAAGCGGGACATATTAACAGCGAAGCTGGTTTTGGCCCGTGGCAGTGGGGACTGGCGCAGGTTATTGATTTTGCCGCCACGCTTTGCCCACGGACGTTGGACTGA
- the citF gene encoding citrate lyase subunit alpha, which produces MSNLTEMLHMQYPQLRDLRPFDCAHSSTPWLDDAAGKNQRKLCASLEDAVARCGLRDGMTISFHHAFREGDRTINRVVATLARLGFKNLTLASSSLMTCNEALIEHIEAGVITRIYTSGMRGKLADAISHGLMAEPVQIHSHGGRVKLLQDGELQIDVAFLGVPCSDEFGNANGTQGKSCCGSLGYAMVDAEYARQVVLLTEALVPFPNMPASIMQDRVDYIVQVEEVGDPAKISVGAARVTSNTRELMIARSAAEVIEHSGYFRQGFSMQTGSGASATACTRFMEEKMERQQIVARFALGGITGSLVDLHEKGLIETLLDTQCFDGQAAASLARNPGHIEISTNVYANPAAKATSCDQLDVVILSALEIDIDFNVNVITGSDGVMRGASGGHCDVASAANLTIVVAPLLRSRIPTVVKRVTTRVTPGESIDVLVTDHGIAVNPARPEIRQRLVAAGLKVMDIDTLYQRAISLTGEPKPIAFTQRIVGVIRYRDGTVIDVVRQVQEES; this is translated from the coding sequence ATGAGTAATCTGACTGAAATGCTCCATATGCAGTACCCCCAGCTGCGCGATCTGCGCCCGTTTGACTGCGCCCATAGCAGCACGCCATGGCTGGACGACGCCGCTGGCAAAAATCAGCGTAAGTTATGCGCCAGCCTTGAAGATGCTGTGGCGCGCTGCGGCCTGCGCGATGGTATGACGATCTCCTTTCATCACGCCTTCCGCGAAGGCGATCGCACCATTAATCGCGTGGTCGCCACCCTTGCGCGGCTGGGATTTAAAAATCTGACGCTGGCTTCCAGCTCGCTGATGACCTGCAACGAAGCGCTGATCGAACATATCGAGGCTGGCGTTATTACCCGCATTTACACCTCCGGTATGCGCGGCAAACTGGCTGATGCGATATCCCATGGCCTGATGGCCGAGCCGGTACAGATCCACTCCCATGGCGGCCGCGTCAAACTGCTGCAGGACGGCGAGCTGCAGATCGACGTGGCGTTTCTCGGCGTGCCGTGCAGCGACGAATTTGGCAATGCCAATGGCACTCAGGGAAAATCCTGCTGCGGCTCGCTGGGCTATGCGATGGTTGATGCGGAGTATGCCCGCCAGGTGGTGCTGCTTACCGAAGCGCTGGTGCCTTTCCCGAATATGCCCGCCAGTATTATGCAGGATCGCGTCGACTATATTGTGCAGGTGGAAGAAGTGGGCGACCCGGCGAAAATCAGCGTCGGCGCCGCCCGCGTGACCAGTAATACGCGCGAACTGATGATTGCACGCAGCGCCGCTGAGGTGATCGAACACTCGGGCTATTTTCGTCAGGGTTTCTCAATGCAGACCGGCTCCGGCGCGTCCGCTACCGCCTGCACCCGCTTTATGGAAGAGAAGATGGAGCGCCAGCAGATTGTCGCCCGTTTTGCGCTGGGCGGCATCACCGGCAGCCTGGTGGATTTACACGAAAAAGGGCTGATTGAGACGCTGCTGGATACCCAGTGCTTTGACGGTCAGGCCGCCGCTTCACTGGCGCGCAATCCCGGACATATTGAGATCTCAACCAACGTCTACGCCAACCCGGCGGCGAAAGCCACCAGCTGCGATCAGCTGGATGTAGTGATCCTCAGTGCGCTGGAGATCGATATCGACTTTAACGTCAATGTGATTACCGGCTCCGACGGCGTGATGCGCGGCGCTTCCGGTGGCCATTGCGATGTCGCCAGCGCCGCCAATCTGACCATTGTCGTCGCTCCACTGCTGCGCAGCCGTATTCCCACCGTGGTGAAGCGCGTCACCACCCGCGTGACGCCCGGCGAAAGCATTGATGTGCTGGTCACTGACCACGGTATCGCCGTTAATCCGGCGCGACCGGAAATTCGTCAGCGCCTGGTTGCCGCCGGACTGAAAGTGATGGATATCGACACCCTGTATCAGCGCGCCATTTCGCTGACCGGTGAACCAAAACCCATCGCCTTTACCCAGCGGATTGTCGGTGTGATCCGCTATCGTGACGGTACGGTGATCGATGTGGTGCGTCAGGTTCAGGAGGAGTCATAA